In Gymnogyps californianus isolate 813 chromosome 1, ASM1813914v2, whole genome shotgun sequence, the following are encoded in one genomic region:
- the AAMDC gene encoding mth938 domain-containing protein has translation MSSPEIASLSWGQMKVKGCSTTYKDCKVWPGGSRTWDWRETGTNHSPGVQPADLEEVVKKGVKTLVIGRGMSEALQVPPSTVDYLKKNGIDVLVLQTEKAVEEYNALAAQGVKVGESSIQPAEALQLIPPSLTAAKSRTHLSAESNYSQQSVGLRAKAFVR, from the exons ATGTCTTCCCCTGAAATTGCTTCCCTTTCTTGGGGTCAGATGAAGGTGAAAGGCTGCTCTACAACATATAAGGACTGCAAAGTATGGCCGGGAGGAAGCCGAACCTGGGACTGGCGAGAAACTGGGACTAAT CATTCTCCAGGAGTGCAACCAGCTGACCTTGAAGAAGTTGTCAAGAAGGGTGTTAAAACTCTGGTGATTGGTCGTGGCATGAGCGAGGCTTTGCAG gTTCCACCATCTACTGTGGACTATCTGAAGAAAAACGGGATTGATGTGTTGGTCTTGCAAACAGAGAAGGCTGTGGAAGAGTACAATGCCCTGGCTGCTCAGGGTGTCAAAGTGGGGGAGTCTTCCATTCAACCTGCTGAAGCGTTACAGCTCATTCCGCCTTCCTTGACCGCGGCCAAATCACGGACACACCTCTCCGCTGAATCAAATTACAGTCAACAGAGTGTGGGCTTACGTGCCAAGGCATTTGTGCGCTGA